One stretch of Zingiber officinale cultivar Zhangliang chromosome 6B, Zo_v1.1, whole genome shotgun sequence DNA includes these proteins:
- the LOC121991036 gene encoding bidirectional sugar transporter SWEET5-like, whose product MIANQNLIRNIIGVTGNVISCGLFLSPMPTYIQIIKSKDVKKFSPIPYLATLLNCLLWFFYGLPIVHPNSLLVITINGIGIAFEIFYLTVFLIYAARQGRLKVIKLLALEAVFMIVVVTLVLLLIHTTTKRSLVVGILCIIFGTCMYASPLVVMKLVIQTKSVEFMPFTLSLASFLNGVCWTSYGFLPFDINLLVPNGLGTLFGLAQLVLYACYFKSTPNKNTKAEVELPV is encoded by the exons ATGATTGCGAACCAAAACCTCATACGCAACATCATTGGAGTGACAG gCAATGTAATCTCATGTGGTTTGTTTTTGTCGCCCAT GCCGACATACATACAAATCATCAAGAGCAAAGATGTGAAGAAATTTTCACCTATTCCCTACCTTGCCACATTGCTCAATTgcttgctttggtttttctatgGGTTGCCCATCGTCCACCCCAATAGCCTTCTAGTCATCACCATCAATGGCATTGGTATAGCCTTTGAAATATTCTACCTAACCGTTTTCTTAATCTATGCTGCTCGCCAAGGCCGT TTGAAGGTCATCAAACTATTAGCACTTGAGGCGGTGTTCATGATAGTTGTAGTAACTTTAGTGCTCTTGTTGATCCACACAACCACCAAGAGATCCTTAGTTGTGGGTATCCTTTGTATTATCTTTGGAACTTGCATGTATGCGTCTCCTCTTGTTGTGATG AAACTTGTGATTCAAACAAAGAGCGTGGAGTTCATGCCCTTCACACTTTCTCTTGCTAGCTTCCTTAATGGAGTTTGTTGGACTAGCTATGGTTTCCTCCCCTTCGATATCAATCTCCTT GTTCCTAATGGTTTGGGGACTCTCTTTGGTCTTGCTCAACTAGTCCTCTATGCTTGTTATTTCAAGTCCACACCGAACAAGAATACTAAAGCTGAGGTGGAGCTACCCGTCTAA